Proteins from a single region of Streptomyces spectabilis:
- a CDS encoding helix-turn-helix domain-containing protein produces the protein MTTLAADRRNGKGAAPRAGTASEVGALLRGWREERRVSQLELALRADSSARHISFVETGRSKPSEEFVLKLAEHLDVPVRDRNALLLAAGYAPRFPQTPLDDPSMDALRAGLDQLLQGYEPFPALVVDATYDVVAANRGIAALLDGLPGHLLAPPLNAMRLVLHPEGLAPKIRNLREWRGHLLHQMERQIALQRSGALRALYEEVAAYPVADPGEDTAADGQVPHFALPLRIEHEGRVLSFISSISTFNTPMDVTVAELAVETLLPADPATVKYLQNQG, from the coding sequence ATGACAACTCTCGCTGCCGACAGGCGGAACGGCAAAGGCGCTGCCCCGCGCGCGGGCACGGCGTCCGAGGTGGGCGCACTCCTTCGCGGCTGGCGCGAGGAGCGGCGCGTCAGCCAGCTGGAGCTCGCGCTGCGCGCGGATTCCTCCGCGCGGCACATCAGCTTCGTCGAGACGGGCCGCTCCAAGCCAAGCGAGGAGTTCGTCCTGAAGCTCGCCGAGCATCTGGACGTGCCCGTGCGCGACCGCAACGCGCTGCTGCTGGCCGCCGGGTACGCGCCGCGCTTCCCGCAGACCCCGCTGGACGATCCGTCGATGGACGCGCTGCGCGCGGGTCTCGACCAGCTGCTCCAGGGCTACGAGCCGTTCCCCGCCCTGGTCGTCGACGCGACGTACGACGTGGTCGCCGCGAACCGCGGCATCGCCGCGCTCCTCGACGGCCTGCCCGGGCACCTGCTCGCGCCGCCCCTGAACGCGATGCGGCTCGTGCTGCACCCCGAGGGGCTCGCCCCGAAGATCCGCAATCTGCGGGAGTGGCGCGGGCATCTGCTGCACCAGATGGAGCGGCAGATCGCGCTCCAGCGCTCGGGCGCGCTGCGTGCGCTGTACGAGGAGGTGGCGGCCTACCCCGTGGCGGACCCGGGCGAGGACACGGCGGCGGACGGGCAGGTGCCGCACTTCGCGCTGCCGCTCAGGATCGAGCACGAGGGCCGGGTGCTGTCCTTCATCTCCTCGATCTCGACGTTCAACACGCCGATGGACGTGACCGTCGCCGAGCTGGCCGTCGAGACCCTGCTGCCCGCCGACCCGGCGACGGTCAAGTACCTCCAGAACCAAGGGTGA
- a CDS encoding ADP-ribosylglycohydrolase family protein, whose amino-acid sequence MNDPWDPLSWAAEAVYRARVRGCLLGGAVGDALGYAVEFDSLAAIRAAHGPRGVTAPPTDAEGVCRVSDDTQMTLFTVEALELAHARERRKGIGGAAPRLVLEAYLRWLDTQARPGPAADARGGLAAQPWLYARRAPGNACLSGLARAHAPDPHAPLGPPGPVNPESKGCGTVMRSAPFGLTRAPAERAFELAARCAQITHGHPTGAYAAGALAAIVAHLVAGDSLEGAVLRTLRLLARYPGHEETSTALARAVDLAAAGEPDAARVESLGAGWIAEEALAVAVYAALAAPRIEDALTLAVNHSGDSDSTGSVCGNLLGALHGDHALPGDWLKVTEGRAVIAALADDLATECARR is encoded by the coding sequence ATGAACGACCCGTGGGACCCGCTGTCCTGGGCGGCCGAGGCCGTCTACCGCGCACGGGTGCGCGGCTGTCTGCTGGGCGGCGCGGTCGGTGACGCGCTCGGCTACGCGGTCGAGTTCGACTCGCTCGCGGCGATCCGCGCCGCCCACGGCCCGCGCGGCGTGACCGCTCCGCCGACCGACGCCGAGGGGGTCTGCCGGGTCAGCGACGACACGCAGATGACGCTGTTCACCGTCGAGGCCCTGGAGCTCGCCCACGCCAGGGAGCGCCGCAAGGGCATCGGCGGCGCGGCGCCCCGGCTCGTCCTGGAGGCGTATCTGCGCTGGCTGGACACGCAAGCCCGGCCGGGGCCCGCGGCGGACGCGCGCGGCGGCCTGGCCGCGCAGCCCTGGCTCTACGCCCGGCGCGCGCCCGGCAACGCCTGCCTCAGCGGTCTGGCCCGCGCCCACGCCCCCGACCCGCACGCCCCGCTCGGCCCGCCGGGACCGGTCAACCCGGAGTCCAAGGGCTGCGGCACCGTGATGCGCTCGGCGCCCTTCGGACTCACCCGCGCCCCCGCAGAGCGGGCCTTCGAACTGGCCGCGCGCTGCGCGCAGATCACGCACGGCCACCCCACCGGCGCCTACGCGGCGGGCGCGCTCGCCGCGATCGTGGCGCACCTGGTCGCGGGGGACTCCCTGGAGGGCGCGGTCCTGCGCACCCTGCGGCTGCTCGCCCGTTACCCCGGGCACGAGGAGACGTCCACCGCGCTCGCCCGCGCCGTCGACCTGGCCGCCGCGGGTGAGCCCGACGCGGCCCGGGTGGAGTCCCTCGGCGCGGGCTGGATCGCCGAGGAAGCCCTCGCCGTCGCGGTGTACGCGGCCCTCGCCGCGCCCCGGATCGAGGACGCCCTGACCCTTGCCGTGAACCACTCGGGAGACAGCGACTCGACCGGCTCGGTCTGCGGCAATCTGCTCGGCGCGCTGCACGGCGACCACGCGCTGCCGGGCGACTGGCTGAAAGTCACCGAGGGCCGGGCGGTGATCGCGGCGCTCGCGGACGACCTCGCGACGGAATGCGCGCGCCGCTGA
- a CDS encoding 4a-hydroxytetrahydrobiopterin dehydratase, which yields MPLEPLSQKEIEDRLAELPGWSLTETAGTTETAGTAGKAAASGRSLTRSYRLGSHYAATALVVHISQVQQELDHHAEITLGYDTVALAVCTHSAGGALTERDFELARRVEELAPGHGAA from the coding sequence ATGCCTCTCGAACCGCTGTCGCAGAAGGAGATCGAGGACCGGCTCGCCGAACTGCCCGGCTGGTCCCTCACCGAGACCGCCGGGACCACTGAGACCGCCGGGACCGCCGGGAAAGCGGCCGCCTCCGGTAGGAGCCTCACCCGCTCCTACCGCCTCGGCTCGCACTACGCGGCCACCGCGCTCGTCGTCCACATCTCCCAGGTGCAGCAGGAGCTCGACCACCACGCGGAGATCACCCTCGGCTACGACACCGTGGCGCTCGCGGTGTGCACCCACAGCGCGGGCGGCGCCCTCACCGAGCGCGACTTCGAACTCGCCCGCAGGGTCGAGGAGCTGGCCCCCGGCCACGGTGCCGCGTGA
- a CDS encoding class I SAM-dependent methyltransferase, with translation MLDYGKEAVRYDASRGGEPRAAAAAAAVLSLLLPGTRTLLDVACGTGLVTRRFADRPGLAVTGVDATYAMARMAAERVPGAVVLGDSRRLPFPDGAFDAVASVWLLHLFAEPAEAGAVVAECARVLRPGGRFVTTVDKAASHNVGSDIDAALAGRPVRAPVDGAARVEGYAAACGLTPAGRARFTGHGQGRSPRSTAEDLFRGWFTSIPTDSAMARGYAARLAELPDQDVRRPDPEFALRAFTKPVA, from the coding sequence ATGCTCGACTACGGCAAGGAGGCCGTCCGGTACGACGCGTCGCGCGGCGGCGAGCCACGGGCCGCCGCCGCGGCCGCCGCGGTCCTCTCGCTGCTGTTGCCGGGCACCCGCACGCTGCTCGACGTGGCCTGCGGCACGGGCCTGGTCACCCGGCGGTTCGCCGACCGGCCGGGCCTCGCCGTGACCGGGGTCGACGCGACGTACGCCATGGCCCGGATGGCCGCCGAGCGCGTCCCGGGCGCCGTCGTCCTCGGCGACAGCCGCCGACTGCCGTTCCCCGACGGCGCGTTCGACGCGGTGGCCTCGGTGTGGCTGCTGCACCTGTTCGCGGAGCCGGCGGAGGCCGGGGCGGTGGTGGCGGAGTGCGCCCGGGTGCTCAGGCCCGGCGGCCGCTTCGTCACCACCGTCGACAAGGCCGCGTCGCACAACGTGGGCAGCGACATCGACGCCGCCCTCGCGGGCCGCCCCGTCCGCGCGCCCGTGGACGGCGCGGCCCGCGTCGAGGGCTACGCCGCGGCCTGCGGGCTCACCCCCGCGGGGCGCGCCCGCTTCACCGGGCACGGCCAGGGCCGCAGCCCGCGCAGCACGGCCGAGGACCTGTTCCGCGGCTGGTTCACCAGCATTCCGACGGACAGCGCGATGGCCCGGGGGTACGCGGCGCGCCTCGCGGAGCTGCCGGACCAGGACGTGCGGCGGCCCGACCCGGAGTTCGCGCTGCGCGCGTTCACCAAGCCCGTCGCCTGA
- a CDS encoding class I SAM-dependent methyltransferase: MTAYETKTGGHGHDHGDGSGHSHGHKHGHGDHDIDWADMAPVLEQNAEVTAPVYRQVATWLRELRPAGAEPSLVVDAGSGPGVVTCLLAEAFPGAEVVAADPERALLDRAEARAARLGLGDRVRAHRAELPDGLGELPPADLIWAARSVHHVGDQVAALTALGERLAPGGALAVLEGGLPPRSLPRDIGMGRPGLQARLDAANEEWFTRMRGSLPGATEVTEDWAALLAAAGLRHVATRTFLLDLPAPLDERARAHAIATFERYRDLAAAEGPEELAADDVAVLDRLLDPEDPRGLHRRPDMFLLVAHTVHVAVKEG, translated from the coding sequence ATGACGGCGTACGAGACCAAGACCGGCGGGCACGGCCACGACCACGGCGACGGCTCCGGCCACAGCCACGGCCACAAGCACGGCCACGGCGATCACGACATCGACTGGGCCGACATGGCCCCCGTCCTGGAGCAGAACGCGGAGGTCACGGCCCCGGTGTACCGCCAGGTCGCCACGTGGCTGCGGGAGCTGCGCCCGGCGGGCGCCGAACCGTCCCTGGTCGTCGACGCGGGCAGCGGCCCGGGCGTGGTCACCTGTCTGCTCGCGGAGGCGTTCCCCGGGGCCGAGGTGGTCGCGGCGGATCCGGAGCGGGCCCTGCTCGACCGGGCCGAGGCGCGCGCGGCCCGCCTGGGGCTCGGGGACCGGGTGCGCGCGCACCGCGCGGAACTCCCCGACGGCCTGGGCGAGCTGCCGCCCGCCGACCTGATCTGGGCGGCGCGGTCCGTGCACCACGTGGGCGACCAGGTCGCCGCGCTCACGGCGCTCGGGGAGCGGCTCGCCCCCGGCGGCGCGCTCGCGGTCCTCGAAGGCGGTCTGCCGCCGCGCAGCCTGCCGCGCGACATCGGCATGGGCCGCCCCGGCCTCCAGGCCCGCCTGGACGCGGCCAACGAGGAGTGGTTCACGCGCATGCGCGGGTCCCTGCCCGGCGCCACGGAGGTCACGGAGGACTGGGCCGCGCTCCTCGCCGCGGCGGGCCTGCGCCACGTGGCGACCCGGACGTTCCTGCTCGATCTGCCCGCGCCCCTGGACGAGCGGGCGCGGGCGCACGCCATCGCCACCTTCGAGCGCTACCGCGATCTGGCGGCCGCCGAGGGCCCCGAGGAGCTCGCGGCGGACGACGTGGCGGTCCTGGACCGGCTGCTCGACCCCGAGGACCCGCGGGGCCTGCACCGCCGCCCGGACATGTTCCTGCTCGTGGCGCACACGGTGCACGTGGCGGTGAAGGAGGGCTGA
- a CDS encoding bleomycin resistance protein has translation MAEKTIPLLPCPSIQPVVDFYTALGFETTYLQKSPYAYAVVERGPVELQFFGMKQYDPAASYSGCYVLTDDVDALYATFRAGLKAAYGKVPRRGLPRIGPLKDMSYGVRQFLMTDPAGNSIRVGQQLSEDQSHRPAPKETFARALHIADLFVDSKEDLAGAAKVIDRALALEDERPTPAQHLRLLVLRGDIAQRQGEDEHAERLLERAAGIDIDDAAREGLGEEEREAVRDALARLDELRS, from the coding sequence ATGGCTGAGAAAACCATCCCTCTGCTCCCCTGCCCGTCCATCCAGCCGGTCGTCGACTTCTACACCGCCCTCGGCTTCGAGACGACGTACCTCCAGAAGAGCCCGTACGCGTACGCCGTCGTCGAACGCGGCCCCGTGGAGCTCCAGTTCTTCGGCATGAAGCAGTACGACCCCGCCGCCTCGTACTCGGGGTGCTACGTCTTGACCGACGACGTGGACGCGCTGTACGCGACGTTCCGGGCCGGGCTCAAGGCCGCGTACGGGAAGGTGCCGAGGCGGGGGCTGCCCCGGATCGGGCCGCTGAAGGACATGTCGTACGGCGTGCGGCAGTTCCTGATGACCGACCCCGCGGGCAACAGCATCCGCGTCGGACAGCAGCTCAGTGAGGACCAGAGCCACCGGCCCGCGCCGAAGGAGACCTTCGCGCGGGCGCTGCACATCGCCGACCTCTTCGTCGACTCCAAGGAGGACCTGGCGGGCGCCGCCAAGGTCATCGACCGGGCCCTGGCCCTGGAGGACGAGCGGCCCACGCCCGCGCAGCACCTGCGGCTGCTGGTGCTGCGCGGGGACATCGCCCAGCGGCAGGGCGAGGACGAACACGCGGAGCGCCTCCTGGAGCGGGCCGCCGGGATCGACATCGACGACGCCGCCCGTGAGGGGCTCGGCGAGGAGGAGCGGGAGGCGGTGCGCGACGCGCTCGCCCGGCTCGACGAGCTGCGGTCGTAG
- a CDS encoding CU044_2847 family protein — translation MRELMRWESDDGPVVVEVDSREAGYRSVSRRDEDGIREVEGRFEAALGNVRGAALSALRTFRERALDPDGIELEFGVKLSAAAGAVIAKTAAEGHLTVKLTWSKGDAREGAEGAVRGE, via the coding sequence ATGAGGGAGCTGATGCGCTGGGAGTCCGACGACGGGCCCGTCGTCGTGGAGGTGGACTCGCGGGAAGCGGGGTACCGGTCCGTCTCGCGCCGGGACGAGGACGGGATCCGGGAGGTGGAGGGCCGCTTCGAGGCGGCCCTCGGCAATGTGCGCGGCGCCGCGCTCTCGGCGCTCCGCACGTTCCGGGAACGGGCGCTCGACCCGGACGGGATCGAGCTGGAGTTCGGCGTGAAGCTGAGCGCCGCGGCGGGCGCCGTCATCGCCAAGACCGCCGCCGAGGGGCATCTGACGGTCAAGCTGACGTGGTCGAAAGGGGACGCCCGAGAGGGCGCGGAAGGCGCCGTGCGGGGCGAATAA
- a CDS encoding trypsin-like peptidase domain-containing protein: MHWRARIRAVGGGPPLGAGVLVDGERVITCAHVVAGHAEVRVALPGAADEEPARVVWTNDDWHEQGDRGDVAVLALDRPVAVAPCALAPLGALRPARGRPAHVLRALGFPEGHERDGTYVTVTTSADRQLHGEWLELDVDRAHLRRIGEGFSGAGVYDPVSGEVVGIVTDADLEGEREGAQGRMLPLDTVRRHWEALDDLLPLGWMEPAPRRELRAVFDGGELAPAAVALAVRQAFPTFLRELPAFRSPWHAVRYVAEDLTGEGRVERLLRELRDHAPAAVAARITAWLRRWQPDEAGHGPAAGAVRTGSLMVRVEPMTKAKSLDLTVCALVDGVPVGRAGPVRVRPQQLRTKVEALLAEQVGAVAAFDWIAEFVVPQGLMDEPFEEWLLREPGAARPRPLRAVPVVVRHTDRLKPLMVCRFTRERWETVRARGETRPKPVACSLTWDYQEFYDWLDGQEQLCALAYAATPVDAWLSAALDIGMPIMLWRRRDCGGRGHEDCAPAAFLDRLTGAVSGLDPDRLPYEVMKLRKEARSPEQGGDGHCGHRLTLFWDDPERSPDPPLAMGNKERG; this comes from the coding sequence ATGCACTGGCGTGCCCGCATCCGCGCGGTCGGCGGCGGCCCGCCGTTGGGGGCGGGCGTGCTGGTCGACGGCGAGCGGGTGATCACCTGCGCCCATGTCGTCGCCGGTCACGCCGAGGTCCGCGTGGCGCTGCCCGGAGCCGCGGACGAGGAACCGGCGCGCGTCGTGTGGACGAACGACGACTGGCACGAGCAGGGCGACCGCGGTGACGTCGCGGTGCTCGCGCTCGACCGCCCGGTGGCCGTGGCGCCCTGCGCCCTCGCGCCCCTCGGCGCACTGCGCCCGGCCCGCGGCCGCCCCGCCCACGTGCTGCGCGCCCTCGGCTTCCCCGAGGGCCACGAGCGCGACGGCACGTACGTCACGGTGACGACCAGCGCCGACCGCCAACTGCACGGCGAATGGCTGGAGCTGGACGTCGACAGGGCCCATCTGCGGCGCATCGGCGAGGGGTTCAGCGGCGCCGGGGTGTACGACCCGGTGAGCGGCGAGGTCGTCGGCATCGTCACCGACGCCGATCTGGAGGGGGAGCGCGAGGGCGCCCAGGGCCGCATGCTGCCCCTGGACACCGTCCGCCGCCACTGGGAGGCCCTGGACGACCTGCTGCCCCTCGGCTGGATGGAGCCCGCGCCGCGCCGCGAGCTGCGGGCCGTCTTCGACGGCGGCGAACTCGCTCCCGCCGCCGTGGCGTTGGCGGTGCGCCAGGCCTTCCCGACGTTCCTGCGGGAGCTGCCCGCCTTCCGGTCGCCGTGGCACGCCGTGCGGTACGTCGCCGAGGACCTGACCGGCGAGGGCCGCGTCGAACGGCTGCTGCGCGAACTGCGCGACCACGCGCCCGCCGCCGTCGCCGCCCGCATCACCGCCTGGCTCCGGCGCTGGCAGCCCGACGAGGCCGGCCACGGCCCGGCCGCGGGAGCCGTGCGCACCGGATCGCTCATGGTCAGGGTGGAGCCGATGACGAAGGCCAAGAGCCTGGACCTGACCGTGTGCGCCCTCGTCGACGGGGTCCCGGTCGGCCGGGCGGGCCCCGTCCGCGTGCGCCCCCAGCAGCTGCGGACCAAGGTCGAGGCGCTCCTCGCCGAACAGGTCGGCGCCGTCGCCGCCTTTGACTGGATCGCGGAGTTCGTCGTGCCGCAGGGGCTCATGGACGAGCCCTTCGAGGAGTGGCTGCTGCGCGAGCCGGGCGCGGCCCGGCCCCGGCCGCTGCGGGCCGTGCCCGTCGTGGTCCGCCACACGGACCGCCTCAAACCCCTCATGGTGTGCCGCTTCACCCGCGAGCGCTGGGAGACCGTACGCGCCCGGGGCGAGACCCGGCCCAAGCCCGTCGCCTGCTCCCTGACGTGGGACTACCAGGAGTTCTACGACTGGCTCGACGGCCAGGAGCAGCTGTGCGCCCTCGCGTACGCGGCCACGCCCGTGGACGCCTGGCTGTCGGCCGCGCTCGACATCGGCATGCCCATCATGCTGTGGCGGCGGCGCGACTGCGGCGGCCGCGGGCACGAGGACTGCGCGCCCGCCGCCTTCCTCGACCGGCTCACCGGGGCGGTGTCCGGACTCGACCCCGACCGGCTCCCGTACGAGGTCATGAAGTTGCGCAAGGAGGCCCGCTCCCCGGAACAGGGCGGCGACGGCCACTGCGGGCACCGCCTGACGCTGTTCTGGGACGACCCGGAGCGCAGCCCCGACCCGCCGCTGGCCATGGGGAACAAGGAGAGGGGCTGA
- a CDS encoding AAA family ATPase — translation MTAHPSHAWHVYTGGRTPHDRVDLLPDPPPWRRFTGGPPLPTPPGDSGNQHAAVSYRPGDDAVRQVNAALYLRRPLLVTGAPGTGKSSLAYAVAHELGLGKVLHWPITSRVTLRDGLYAYDPLTRLYAAERGRDGAAGPAAADDIGDYLRLGPLGTALLPYARPRVLLIDEIDKSDIDLPNDLLTIFEKGSYELVELARRARPTAEVMTADSTTDRVEIRDGTVTCRAFPFVVMTSNGEREFPPAFLRRCVTVDLKQPATVEELTAIVGEHLGAVVGDGSGALPEGAHDVIRRFFDRRGGGLLANDQLLNAIYMCHHAAFSEPPESVRKLAEQVAPYLSDEATGADDA, via the coding sequence GTGACCGCACACCCGTCGCACGCCTGGCACGTCTACACCGGCGGCCGCACCCCGCACGACCGCGTCGACCTGCTGCCCGACCCGCCGCCCTGGCGGCGCTTCACCGGCGGCCCGCCGCTGCCCACCCCGCCCGGCGACAGCGGCAACCAGCACGCCGCAGTCAGCTACCGCCCCGGCGACGACGCCGTCCGCCAGGTCAACGCCGCCCTCTACCTGCGCAGACCGCTCCTGGTCACCGGCGCCCCCGGCACCGGCAAGTCCTCCCTCGCCTACGCCGTCGCCCATGAACTCGGGCTCGGCAAGGTCCTGCACTGGCCCATCACCAGCCGGGTCACCCTGCGCGACGGCCTGTACGCGTACGACCCGCTGACGCGCCTGTACGCCGCCGAGCGCGGCCGCGACGGCGCGGCGGGACCCGCGGCGGCCGACGACATCGGCGACTATCTGCGCCTCGGCCCGCTCGGCACCGCCCTGCTGCCCTACGCCCGCCCCCGGGTGCTGCTCATCGACGAGATCGACAAGAGCGACATCGACCTGCCGAACGACCTCCTCACCATCTTCGAGAAGGGGTCCTACGAACTCGTCGAGCTGGCCCGGCGCGCCCGGCCCACCGCCGAGGTGATGACGGCCGACAGCACCACGGACCGCGTGGAGATCCGCGACGGCACCGTCACCTGCCGCGCCTTCCCCTTCGTGGTCATGACCAGCAACGGCGAGCGCGAGTTCCCGCCCGCCTTCCTGCGCCGCTGCGTGACCGTGGACCTGAAGCAGCCCGCCACGGTCGAGGAGCTGACCGCGATCGTCGGCGAACACCTCGGCGCGGTCGTCGGCGACGGCTCGGGAGCGCTGCCCGAGGGCGCGCACGACGTGATCCGGCGCTTCTTCGACCGGCGCGGCGGCGGGCTGCTCGCCAACGACCAGCTCCTGAACGCCATCTACATGTGCCACCACGCGGCCTTCAGCGAACCGCCGGAGTCCGTACGGAAGCTGGCCGAGCAGGTCGCCCCGTACCTGAGCGACGAGGCGACCGGCGCCGATGACGCTTGA